CAACAACGAATATGTTCTTATCAGAGTAACTTGATTCGAAATATTATTTCTTAAGATTTAAACTTCTTTAGTTGAAATCATGATGGGTTTAACGAATTTGTGTCAGAACTTGATTGAGAAAGGATcacaagattatttttttgagacaaatcATGACCTAAGTTTAAACAAATTTGAGATTGCTCTAATTTCGTATCCAAACATTtgtcaatgattttttgagttatGTTAATCTTTGCACGaactcacacaaaaaagtacaattttcacaataaaaggTGTTAATTGATGGCATATTGTTTGTTAATTGAGAGGTTTTCTTGAACATGATGTTTGAGATTCAAGGTTATTAAATgttttcctttgttttttttttagccctCGGAGCTGCTTATGGAACAGCGAAATCAGGAACAGGTATCGCCGCTATGTCAGTGATGCGACCTGAATTGATCATGAAATCCATTATTCCTGTTGTCATGGCGGGTATCATTGCCATTTACGGTCTTGTCGTTGCTGTCCTTATTGCAGGAGCTCTGGAAGAAGGATCAAAGTACTCCTTGTACaagtaagtttttcaaaaatttcatgtcaagATTATGAtttcaactcttttttttttcgtcaacaGAGGATTCATCCATTTGGGTGCCGGACTCGCTGTTGGATTTTCAGGCTTGGCAGCAGGTTTTGCAATTGGTATCGTTGGAGATGCCGGTGTTCGCGGTACAGCTCAACAACCAAGACTGTTCGTCGGCATGATCCTTATTCTTATCTTCGCTGAAGTATTGGGTCTATACGGTCTCATTGTCGCCATTTACTTGTAcaccaaataaatatttaataataataatactaatAATACCGATAACATTAAACGTAATTGTGGACTTTTACATTGTAAGCAAAACATAGGCAAATCAGAAAAACCAACCAACAAAACAATAATACGGATATACAATTTACAAGAAATAGcaaaaatacacacaaaatttgaaaaaaggcaaaattcaataaaacagaaaatttacttacaatATCTGAACATCTGAACtttcaaataacaaaaaataaggaattagttaaaaaaaacaattattttattattattgaatattgaatcaaaaaaacgaCGAATCGACAAATGGAACATAAACAGTATAAATTAGAGAGAAAAAGGACATCAATAGAGAagctttaattgaaaaaaaattgtagtttgATTTCAGTActttaatatatttacaaCACACACGTACATATACAATGTTCAaagaaaaggaagaagaaCGAAGCTGAAGGAATCATTTTCTACCT
The sequence above is drawn from the Culicoides brevitarsis isolate CSIRO-B50_1 chromosome 1, AGI_CSIRO_Cbre_v1, whole genome shotgun sequence genome and encodes:
- the LOC134838440 gene encoding V-type proton ATPase 16 kDa proteolipid subunit c; amino-acid sequence: MEQEQPIYAPFFGVMGAASAIIFSALGAAYGTAKSGTGIAAMSVMRPELIMKSIIPVVMAGIIAIYGLVVAVLIAGALEEGSKYSLYKGFIHLGAGLAVGFSGLAAGFAIGIVGDAGVRGTAQQPRLFVGMILILIFAEVLGLYGLIVAIYLYTK